A window from Chlamydia gallinacea 08-1274/3 encodes these proteins:
- a CDS encoding N-acetylmuramoyl-L-alanine amidase family protein — MRHTKSLSIKLLFLMIGKLFGKFYPRSSNCALLIFCLLRGSCGEGAEPLQRVRRNEVIFIDPGHGGKDQGTASKEFHYEEKTLALSLAFAVQNYLKRMGYRPVLTRTSDVYVDLGKRVALANQNTADVFISIHCNYSSNASAFGTEIYFYSGKQATAVRSHASEALAKNLLNSMKKHGALKSRGVKEGNFAVIRETTMPAVLIETGFLSNARERAALLDARYRMHIAKGIAEGIHTFLTGPDFQKIGSFNTKKKSIKTSAN; from the coding sequence ATGAGACATACCAAGTCTTTAAGCATCAAACTATTGTTTTTGATGATAGGGAAGTTGTTCGGGAAATTCTATCCTCGGTCGAGTAATTGCGCTTTACTTATATTTTGTCTGTTGAGAGGAAGTTGTGGAGAAGGTGCTGAGCCCCTGCAGCGAGTGCGTCGTAATGAGGTGATTTTTATTGATCCGGGACATGGAGGTAAGGATCAAGGAACTGCGAGTAAAGAGTTCCACTATGAAGAAAAAACACTTGCTTTATCACTAGCATTTGCTGTGCAGAATTATCTTAAGCGTATGGGTTATAGGCCTGTTCTCACTCGTACGTCGGATGTGTATGTGGATTTAGGGAAGAGAGTTGCTTTAGCTAATCAAAATACAGCAGATGTTTTTATTAGTATTCATTGCAATTATTCATCTAATGCATCTGCTTTTGGCACAGAGATTTATTTTTATAGTGGGAAACAAGCAACAGCAGTACGATCGCATGCTTCAGAAGCTTTGGCTAAAAATCTTTTAAATTCTATGAAAAAACATGGTGCATTGAAAAGTCGTGGAGTGAAGGAAGGAAACTTTGCTGTTATTCGAGAAACTACGATGCCGGCTGTGCTAATAGAAACTGGATTTTTATCTAATGCTAGAGAAAGAGCTGCTCTTTTAGATGCGCGTTACCGCATGCATATAGCTAAGGGAATTGCCGAAGGGATTCATACATTTCTTACTGGGCCAGATTTTCAGAAGATAGGCTCATTCAATACGAAAAAAAAATCTATCAAAACTAGTGCAAATTAA
- a CDS encoding YbjN domain-containing protein, protein MTTWSLNQNNLSNFLKQAELQPLLERESQLTYINIQADDHELPLFFVIRNKGEVLQMICYFPYQLHDEHKGATARLLHLLNRDLDIPGFGMDEEQGLIFYRLVLPCLEGQIHETLLRIYIDTIKLVCDSFSHVVGLISSGNMNLDELKKQAKKEQTNT, encoded by the coding sequence ATGACAACTTGGTCGTTAAATCAAAACAATCTATCCAATTTTCTAAAACAAGCTGAATTACAGCCCTTATTGGAAAGAGAAAGCCAACTTACCTACATTAATATCCAAGCGGACGACCATGAATTACCCTTGTTTTTTGTTATTCGTAATAAAGGAGAAGTCCTTCAAATGATTTGCTACTTCCCTTACCAACTACATGATGAGCACAAAGGAGCGACAGCACGCCTACTTCATTTACTTAATCGTGACTTGGATATTCCAGGGTTTGGAATGGATGAAGAACAAGGGCTGATCTTTTATCGCCTAGTTCTTCCTTGTTTAGAAGGACAGATTCATGAAACTTTATTACGCATATACATCGACACAATTAAATTAGTATGTGATAGTTTCTCACACGTTGTTGGCTTAATATCCTCAGGAAATATGAATCTTGATGAATTAAAAAAACAAGCAAAAAAAGAACAAACAAATACATAG
- a CDS encoding putative quorum-sensing-regulated virulence factor: MTALIFYDTETTGTQIDKDRVIEIAAFNNVTKQSFVTYVNPEIPIPEEASKIHGITDSTVASSPKFPEAYRQFRDFCGSDSILVAHNNDSFDFPLLEKECRRHSLDPLNLRTIDSLKWAQKYRPDLPKHNLQYLRQVYGFSENQAHRALDDVITLYNVFSSLIGDLSAEQVFSLMQNNCHPKVFKMPFGKYKGKPLTEVPASYIQWLENQGSLDKDMQVAIQLMKQMSS, encoded by the coding sequence ATGACAGCTCTTATTTTTTATGACACTGAAACTACAGGAACACAAATAGATAAAGATCGTGTTATAGAAATTGCTGCTTTTAATAATGTCACAAAACAATCATTTGTAACCTATGTGAATCCCGAAATTCCTATTCCTGAGGAAGCTTCAAAAATTCATGGAATTACAGATTCTACAGTAGCTTCTTCTCCAAAATTTCCCGAAGCCTATAGGCAATTCCGCGACTTTTGTGGGAGCGACTCCATTCTTGTAGCTCATAATAACGATAGTTTTGATTTTCCCTTACTAGAAAAAGAATGCCGTCGGCATTCTTTAGATCCCCTAAACTTACGTACCATAGATTCCCTAAAATGGGCGCAAAAATATCGCCCGGATTTACCAAAGCATAATTTGCAGTACTTAAGACAAGTGTATGGTTTTTCTGAAAACCAGGCACATCGCGCTTTAGATGATGTCATTACCTTATACAATGTTTTTTCTTCCCTTATTGGGGATCTCTCCGCAGAGCAAGTTTTTTCTCTTATGCAAAATAACTGCCACCCTAAAGTATTTAAAATGCCTTTTGGGAAATATAAGGGTAAGCCCCTTACTGAAGTCCCCGCTTCCTATATCCAATGGTTAGAAAACCAAGGAAGTTTAGATAAAGATATGCAAGTAGCCATTCAATTAATGAAACAAATGTCCTCATGA
- a CDS encoding enoyl-[acyl-carrier-protein] reductase: MLKIDLTGKIAFVAGIGDDQGYGWGIAKALAEAGATILTGTWVPIYKIFSQSWDLGKFNESRKLSNGALLEIAKVYPMDASFDSPTDIPQEIAENKRYKDVSGYSVSEVASQVTEDFGRIDILVHSLANSPEISKPLLETSRKGYLSALGTSSYSLVSLLQHFGPSMPSGSSCISLTYLASSRAVPGYGGGMNAAKAALESDTKMLAWEAGRKWGVRVNTISAGPLASRAGKAIGFIEQMVDYYLDWAPIPEPMTAEQVGAAAAFLVSPLASAITGETLYVDHGANIMGIGPEMLPKNSAD; the protein is encoded by the coding sequence ATGTTAAAAATTGATTTAACTGGGAAAATCGCATTCGTAGCAGGAATTGGGGATGATCAGGGTTACGGTTGGGGAATCGCTAAAGCATTAGCAGAGGCTGGCGCTACGATTCTTACAGGAACCTGGGTACCCATTTATAAAATTTTCTCCCAATCCTGGGATTTAGGAAAGTTCAATGAATCTCGGAAACTGTCTAATGGTGCTCTCTTAGAAATTGCCAAGGTCTATCCCATGGACGCAAGTTTCGACTCTCCTACAGACATTCCTCAAGAAATTGCAGAAAATAAACGCTATAAAGATGTTTCAGGATATTCGGTATCCGAAGTTGCTTCCCAAGTCACTGAAGACTTTGGACGCATTGATATCTTAGTACACTCTTTAGCAAATAGTCCTGAAATTTCTAAGCCTCTATTAGAAACCTCAAGAAAGGGTTACCTATCTGCTTTAGGAACTTCAAGTTATTCCTTAGTGAGTTTACTCCAACACTTTGGTCCCTCTATGCCTTCTGGTAGCAGCTGCATTTCTTTAACTTATCTAGCCTCGTCACGCGCTGTTCCTGGATATGGAGGAGGAATGAACGCTGCTAAAGCTGCATTAGAAAGTGATACGAAAATGCTTGCTTGGGAAGCAGGAAGAAAATGGGGTGTTCGCGTAAACACAATTTCTGCAGGCCCCCTAGCGAGTCGTGCAGGAAAAGCCATTGGCTTTATAGAACAAATGGTCGATTATTATTTGGATTGGGCTCCTATCCCCGAGCCTATGACGGCGGAACAAGTAGGAGCTGCTGCTGCATTTTTAGTTTCACCGCTAGCTTCAGCAATTACAGGAGAAACTCTTTATGTCGATCATGGAGCCAATATTATGGGAATTGGTCCTGAAATGCTTCCTAAGAATTCTGCAGACTAG
- a CDS encoding acetyl-CoA carboxylase carboxyltransferase subunit alpha: MELLPHEKQVVEYEKTIAEFKEKNKKNSLLSSSEIQKLERRLDKLKEKIYSDLTPWERVQICRHPSRPRSVNYIEGMCDEFMELAGDRTFRDDPAVVGGLARIQGQKFMLIGQEKGCDTASRVHRNFGMLCPEGFRKALRLAKMAEKFHLPIIFLVDTPGAFPGLTAEERGQGWAIANNLFELSRLKTPIIVLIIGEGCSGGALGMAIGDVIAMLEHSYYSVISPEGCASILWKDPKKNSEAAAMLKMHGEDLKQFAIVDVVIKEPVGGAHHDPAAIYDSVQKFILQEWLRLKDLSIENLLEKRYQKFRTIGLYETSSESSSQT, encoded by the coding sequence ATGGAGCTTCTTCCCCACGAAAAACAAGTGGTTGAGTATGAGAAAACAATCGCTGAGTTTAAGGAAAAGAACAAAAAAAATTCTTTACTTTCCTCTTCTGAGATACAAAAATTGGAAAGGCGTCTAGACAAGTTAAAAGAAAAAATTTATTCCGATTTGACTCCTTGGGAGCGTGTGCAAATTTGTCGCCATCCCTCACGTCCTCGTTCAGTTAATTATATTGAAGGGATGTGTGATGAATTTATGGAACTAGCTGGAGATAGGACCTTTCGGGATGATCCTGCTGTTGTTGGTGGATTAGCGAGAATTCAAGGACAAAAGTTCATGCTCATTGGCCAAGAGAAGGGATGTGACACAGCTTCTCGTGTTCATCGTAATTTTGGCATGCTATGTCCCGAAGGATTTCGCAAGGCTCTCCGTCTAGCAAAAATGGCAGAAAAATTTCATTTGCCTATTATTTTTCTTGTAGATACTCCCGGGGCGTTTCCCGGATTGACTGCTGAAGAGCGCGGTCAAGGCTGGGCAATTGCTAATAATCTCTTTGAATTATCTAGATTGAAGACGCCAATCATTGTTCTTATTATTGGGGAAGGGTGTTCTGGAGGAGCTTTGGGCATGGCAATTGGCGATGTTATTGCTATGTTAGAGCACTCCTACTACTCTGTAATTTCTCCTGAAGGTTGTGCTTCCATTCTATGGAAAGATCCTAAGAAAAATAGTGAAGCAGCTGCTATGTTAAAAATGCATGGTGAGGATCTCAAGCAGTTTGCCATTGTTGATGTGGTTATTAAAGAGCCTGTGGGAGGAGCGCACCATGATCCTGCGGCAATATACGACAGTGTGCAAAAATTCATACTTCAGGAATGGTTGCGATTAAAAGATCTGTCCATAGAGAATTTATTAGAGAAACGATACCAGAAATTTCGGACTATAGGTCTTTATGAAACTTCTTCTGAAAGCAGTTCTCAGACATAA
- the fliO gene encoding flagellar biosynthetic protein FliO yields MTHDFLSRFLFLSDELALSDSLHESASFQSMFPDNMKVEMLKMLGSLVLVLTLFGIGVWIFKKFLKSRGQSFGNHSTIKILDRRSINPKTCIYLIRVVNKILVIAETNDRITMLSEFPPDTDINALLKNDENKNSFSTSDVLSKSIKKLQRSHSNEPVPALINKE; encoded by the coding sequence ATGACGCACGATTTTTTGTCTCGATTCCTTTTTCTTTCTGATGAGCTTGCCCTTTCTGATTCTCTACACGAGTCTGCCTCATTCCAAAGTATGTTCCCAGATAATATGAAAGTAGAAATGCTCAAAATGCTAGGATCCTTAGTGTTAGTCCTCACCTTATTCGGCATCGGAGTATGGATATTTAAAAAGTTCCTTAAATCTAGGGGGCAAAGTTTTGGTAATCACTCTACTATTAAAATTTTGGATAGGCGTTCTATCAACCCGAAAACCTGTATCTACCTTATCCGAGTTGTGAATAAAATCCTCGTTATTGCAGAAACTAATGATCGTATCACTATGCTATCTGAATTCCCTCCAGATACAGACATCAATGCTCTTTTAAAAAATGATGAAAACAAAAATTCCTTCTCTACTTCAGACGTATTGAGTAAGAGCATAAAAAAATTGCAAAGATCGCATAGCAATGAGCCAGTCCCTGCTCTTATAAACAAAGAGTAA
- a CDS encoding phosphorylase superfamily protein — MQILTNYTRLLFIFADMCEAEAVIQGYPFEKKHPNFYTYRDTNHLCFMDLLILKQWGRDGVISSLTPELLSNYHACVNMGFAGSSSFCFPLHNCYTITRVAELNYENPRDPSPQQELTLLPLPSLSSAHLASSSIPYKYGMLEHLQLIDMEGYTIAQLCKNHNLPCIMIKIVSDYTTPKGSDYLKKNKHALAETLCVTLRECLISIIALVTPSNVKKSLPILH, encoded by the coding sequence ATGCAAATTCTTACTAACTATACTCGTCTTCTTTTCATCTTTGCCGATATGTGTGAAGCAGAGGCAGTAATTCAAGGATATCCTTTTGAGAAAAAACACCCGAATTTCTATACCTATAGAGATACAAATCACCTATGCTTTATGGATTTACTTATTCTTAAACAATGGGGAAGAGACGGGGTCATTTCTTCTTTAACCCCAGAACTCCTCTCTAACTACCATGCCTGTGTAAATATGGGTTTTGCGGGATCATCTTCATTTTGCTTTCCCCTGCATAACTGCTATACAATTACTAGAGTTGCGGAATTGAATTATGAGAATCCTCGGGATCCTTCCCCCCAACAGGAACTTACACTTCTTCCTCTGCCATCTCTTTCTTCGGCACACCTAGCATCTTCTTCCATTCCTTATAAATATGGTATGCTGGAGCACTTGCAGCTCATTGATATGGAGGGTTATACAATTGCCCAACTATGTAAAAACCATAACCTGCCATGTATAATGATAAAAATTGTTTCTGATTATACAACTCCAAAAGGTAGTGACTATCTCAAAAAAAACAAACATGCTTTAGCAGAGACTCTGTGCGTAACACTAAGAGAATGCTTAATTTCGATTATAGCTTTGGTGACCCCATCTAACGTAAAGAAGAGCTTACCAATTCTGCATTAG
- a CDS encoding HU family DNA-binding protein: MATMTKKKLISTISQDHKIHPNHVRTVIQNFLDKMTDALVKGDRLEFRDFGVLQVVERKPKVGRNPKNAAVPIHIPARRAVKFTPGKRMKRLIETPSNNS, translated from the coding sequence ATGGCTACCATGACTAAGAAAAAACTGATCAGTACAATATCTCAGGACCATAAGATTCATCCGAATCATGTGCGCACCGTAATCCAAAATTTTTTGGATAAGATGACAGATGCTCTAGTCAAAGGTGATAGATTGGAATTTAGGGATTTCGGTGTTCTCCAGGTAGTAGAAAGAAAACCTAAGGTGGGTCGTAATCCTAAAAATGCTGCGGTGCCCATCCATATTCCTGCACGACGTGCTGTAAAGTTTACACCAGGAAAACGGATGAAGCGTTTGATTGAAACTCCTTCGAATAATTCTTAA
- a CDS encoding HAD-IIB family hydrolase: protein MRKLLVTDIDGTITHLPHHLPPQVLNTLTQAYQSGWELFFLTGRYFFYAQQLFTSLQVPYLLGCQNGVCVWLSEQEKFLYFQGISRDVLPILEKYVEDSPVVFCIESGVIHNDQYYRFASPHENHLLKRLDSVYFPTSKDRSRLVEMNKISQDYPYDLLAVAKVFGRKNDIEELYRKIQGTTELVSRLNINLMRWPFDFEYALLFMTEKSVSKGYAVDRVVHMLYEGDKPFIIASGDDVNDIDLLERGDFKIVMNTSPKHMHGLADFLASPAKDLGILPAWEAGMGKYSSLQNS, encoded by the coding sequence ATGAGAAAATTATTAGTTACAGATATTGATGGAACGATTACTCACTTGCCTCATCACTTACCTCCCCAAGTGCTGAATACTTTAACTCAAGCATATCAATCGGGATGGGAGTTATTTTTTTTGACAGGTCGATATTTTTTTTATGCACAGCAGTTATTTACCTCTCTTCAAGTTCCCTACTTATTGGGATGCCAAAATGGGGTTTGTGTATGGTTGTCTGAACAAGAAAAGTTTCTCTATTTTCAGGGTATTTCTCGTGATGTTTTACCTATTCTAGAAAAGTATGTAGAAGATAGTCCTGTAGTATTTTGCATAGAGTCTGGAGTGATTCATAATGATCAATATTATCGTTTTGCCTCTCCGCATGAAAATCATTTATTAAAGCGTTTAGATTCTGTGTACTTTCCTACTTCTAAAGATCGTTCTCGTCTTGTAGAAATGAACAAAATTTCTCAAGATTATCCCTATGATTTGTTAGCCGTAGCGAAAGTCTTTGGGAGAAAAAACGATATCGAAGAGTTATATCGTAAAATACAAGGAACTACAGAGCTAGTATCACGATTAAATATTAATTTAATGCGTTGGCCTTTCGATTTTGAGTATGCTTTACTATTTATGACTGAGAAATCTGTGTCTAAAGGTTATGCTGTTGATCGTGTTGTCCATATGCTTTACGAAGGAGACAAGCCTTTTATTATAGCTTCTGGAGATGATGTTAATGATATTGATTTACTAGAGCGAGGGGACTTTAAAATTGTTATGAACACCTCACCTAAGCATATGCATGGCTTGGCTGATTTTCTCGCCTCCCCAGCAAAAGATTTGGGGATTCTTCCAGCATGGGAGGCAGGTATGGGGAAATACTCTAGTCTGCAGAATTCTTAG
- a CDS encoding UDP-N-acetylmuramoyl-L-alanyl-D-glutamate--2,6-diaminopimelate ligase — MNLKQLLQNINAKVYGKISPLEIRNITKDSRSVGVGDIFIAHRGRKYDGNTFSSFSVQNGAIAVASSLYNPFIPVVQIVSPDVPLLEAEISAKYYAYPSSRLTVVGVTGTNGKTTVSHLIKFLFDSFHYRSGLIGTIAHDLGNNSVQDGFTTPEACLLQKYLAEMVKNRLSVAVMETSSIGLVQNRLACIDFDVGVLTNITLDHLDFHGSFENYIEAKLRLFSLLPSNGLAVVNADCPYKSQFLEVAKARPITYAVDSPADYRACNLHCSPLGTQCDIVYRGEHFPCVLPLIGEYNMYNALAAVAVVHQRLGCDLKQCIASLAHVSSPRGRLEPVITSPCPVYVDYAHTPDALDNVCRALQKILPNQGRLIIVFGCGGDRDHSKRKIMAQVAEAYGFSVVTSDNPRSEDPEAIIEDICSGFVKRNFSIKIDRKQAITYALSIASGKDIVLVAGKGHETYQVFKHQTIVFDDREVVREILSSVE, encoded by the coding sequence ATGAATTTAAAACAGCTCTTACAGAATATCAATGCGAAAGTTTATGGGAAAATTTCTCCACTAGAGATTAGGAATATCACTAAGGATTCGCGTAGTGTGGGTGTTGGAGATATTTTCATAGCTCATCGGGGAAGGAAGTATGATGGGAATACCTTTTCTTCTTTTTCTGTGCAAAATGGTGCCATAGCTGTTGCTTCTTCTCTATATAATCCTTTTATTCCTGTGGTTCAAATCGTGTCTCCAGATGTTCCTTTATTGGAGGCAGAGATATCAGCAAAATATTATGCTTATCCTTCGAGTAGGTTAACTGTTGTGGGTGTTACAGGAACAAATGGGAAAACTACGGTATCACATTTAATTAAGTTTTTATTTGATTCCTTTCATTATCGTTCGGGGTTGATAGGAACGATTGCACATGATTTAGGAAATAATTCTGTGCAAGATGGGTTTACTACTCCCGAAGCCTGTTTGTTGCAGAAATATTTAGCAGAAATGGTAAAAAATAGACTTTCTGTTGCTGTCATGGAAACATCTTCCATAGGGTTAGTTCAGAATCGTTTAGCTTGTATCGATTTTGATGTTGGTGTTTTGACTAACATCACTTTGGATCATTTGGATTTTCATGGTTCATTTGAGAATTATATCGAAGCGAAATTACGATTATTCTCTTTATTACCTTCTAACGGTCTTGCTGTTGTTAATGCGGATTGTCCGTATAAGTCGCAATTTTTAGAAGTGGCGAAAGCGCGTCCTATTACGTATGCAGTGGATAGCCCTGCAGATTATCGGGCATGTAATTTGCATTGTTCGCCTTTAGGAACACAGTGTGACATAGTATATCGTGGAGAGCATTTCCCTTGTGTTTTACCTTTAATTGGTGAGTACAATATGTATAATGCACTCGCGGCAGTAGCTGTTGTCCATCAACGGCTAGGTTGCGATTTGAAGCAATGTATCGCATCTTTAGCTCATGTTTCTTCTCCTCGTGGACGGTTAGAGCCTGTGATAACTTCTCCTTGTCCCGTGTATGTTGATTATGCACATACTCCAGATGCTTTGGATAATGTCTGTAGGGCGTTGCAGAAAATACTTCCGAATCAAGGGAGGTTGATTATTGTTTTTGGCTGCGGAGGCGATCGAGATCATAGTAAAAGGAAAATTATGGCACAGGTAGCCGAAGCCTATGGTTTTTCTGTTGTGACTTCGGATAATCCTCGTAGCGAGGATCCTGAGGCAATTATTGAAGATATTTGCTCGGGCTTTGTGAAAAGAAATTTTTCTATCAAAATCGACAGAAAACAGGCAATTACATATGCTTTGTCCATTGCCTCTGGTAAGGATATAGTGTTAGTCGCAGGGAAAGGCCATGAGACATACCAAGTCTTTAAGCATCAAACTATTGTTTTTGATGATAGGGAAGTTGTTCGGGAAATTCTATCCTCGGTCGAGTAA
- a CDS encoding MqnA/MqnD/SBP family protein codes for MILSAAFSPCPNDIFLFRAFLERHPDIPLLQQITVADISRLNSLALYKRCSLIKISAALLHQVSEHYQLMEVGNIISYGVGPLLLSSSSQPITKIATPGTTTTAHLLCKIFYPQATLIPMKYDTIIPALIRGEVESGVVIHEDRFHYPPQLYLREDLGNLWENTTGLPLPLGCLIVEKHLPQSTIDILTSALHTSLSQALQETEQSIQTALAYSKNPNANVIKKFIDTYVNQETLALSGLGKQALQKLSEYANSY; via the coding sequence ATGATACTCTCAGCCGCGTTTTCCCCTTGTCCCAATGATATCTTCTTATTCCGTGCTTTTTTAGAGCGTCATCCTGATATTCCGTTATTACAACAAATTACTGTTGCTGATATCTCTAGGCTAAATTCCCTAGCTTTGTACAAGAGATGCTCACTCATTAAAATTTCTGCTGCCTTACTACACCAAGTCTCTGAGCACTATCAGCTTATGGAGGTGGGAAATATTATTAGTTATGGGGTAGGGCCTTTGCTTCTATCTTCGTCTTCCCAACCTATAACTAAGATAGCTACTCCGGGAACAACAACCACAGCGCATTTATTATGTAAAATATTTTACCCTCAAGCAACTCTGATCCCCATGAAGTATGATACTATCATCCCCGCTCTGATCCGCGGAGAAGTAGAATCAGGAGTCGTGATCCATGAGGACAGATTTCATTATCCTCCACAATTATACCTTCGCGAAGACCTCGGAAACCTATGGGAAAACACTACGGGTCTTCCCTTACCTTTAGGTTGTCTTATTGTAGAAAAACATTTGCCTCAATCGACTATAGACATCCTAACATCTGCTTTACACACATCACTATCCCAAGCTCTTCAAGAAACTGAACAATCTATACAAACGGCTCTAGCTTATTCTAAAAATCCCAACGCTAACGTGATTAAAAAATTTATTGATACTTATGTAAACCAAGAAACCTTAGCATTATCCGGGTTAGGTAAACAAGCGCTGCAAAAATTATCTGAGTATGCAAATTCTTACTAA
- a CDS encoding ABC transporter ATP-binding protein, producing MKLLLKAVLRHKKHLILLGFSLLSILGLTISSQAEIFSLGMIAKTGPDAFVLFANKKNNRLVKEYELSQQQILAKWSEISPGSDRITLSQANAYIAQYGNGSSSITARLSKKISQYMDLSRFSSLALFLVIVAIFKAVTLFFQRFLAQVVSIRVSCDLRKDYFAALQHLPMTFFHSHDMGNLSSRVITDSSSIALAVNSLMMNYVQAPITLVLALIICLSISWKFSLLLCVAFPVLILPIVVIARKIKLLAKKIQRNQDKFSSVLLDFLAGILTVKVFRTEAFAFKKYCDQNTQIAALEEKSAAYALLPRPLLHTIASLFFAFVVIIGLYKFHLPPEELIVFCGLLYLIYDPVKKFADENTNIMKGCAAAERFYEVLSHPSLYRDDEGKTFCGLQSCIEFRNVSFAYDERTKVLHDVNFTIAKGEAIGIVGPTGAGKTTIIQLLPRLYEVSEGEILFDGLSVKDYSKSSLRDHIGCVLQKPFLFYDTIWNNLTCGKDIPEKDVIDALKQACAYEFVKNMPQGIHSLLEEAGKNLSGGQQQRLTIARALLKNSSILILDEATSSLDAISENYIKEIIGKLKGQCTQIIIAHRLSTLEYVDRVIYLENGEKVAEGMKDELLATCPSFFKMWKLSGAKDREDSHSNAELVSSSLR from the coding sequence ATGAAACTTCTTCTGAAAGCAGTTCTCAGACATAAAAAACACCTAATTTTATTGGGATTTTCTCTGCTCTCTATTCTTGGATTGACAATCTCTTCACAAGCAGAGATTTTTTCCCTAGGCATGATTGCTAAAACAGGTCCCGATGCCTTTGTCCTTTTTGCTAATAAGAAAAATAATCGACTCGTAAAAGAGTATGAGCTTAGCCAACAACAGATTTTAGCAAAGTGGTCAGAAATTTCTCCTGGTTCTGATCGGATAACCTTATCTCAGGCAAACGCCTATATTGCCCAGTATGGAAATGGATCTTCTTCAATAACAGCTAGGTTATCGAAAAAAATCTCTCAATATATGGATTTATCCCGTTTTTCGTCATTAGCCCTGTTTTTGGTAATAGTAGCTATTTTCAAAGCTGTGACATTATTTTTTCAGCGGTTTTTAGCTCAGGTGGTCTCTATTCGTGTGAGTTGTGATTTGCGTAAAGATTATTTCGCTGCGTTACAGCATCTTCCCATGACATTTTTTCATTCTCACGATATGGGAAATTTAAGTAGTCGTGTGATTACGGATTCTTCATCCATTGCCTTAGCAGTAAATTCTCTGATGATGAATTATGTGCAGGCTCCCATTACTCTCGTTCTAGCGTTAATTATTTGTTTATCAATATCGTGGAAATTTTCTCTTCTTCTTTGTGTAGCTTTTCCTGTATTGATACTCCCCATTGTTGTGATTGCTAGGAAAATCAAACTACTGGCGAAAAAGATTCAAAGAAATCAGGATAAGTTTTCCTCAGTACTTTTAGATTTTTTAGCAGGAATCCTTACAGTGAAAGTATTTCGCACAGAGGCATTTGCTTTTAAAAAATATTGTGATCAAAATACGCAAATTGCTGCTTTAGAAGAAAAGAGCGCTGCTTATGCTTTGTTACCTCGCCCATTATTGCATACAATAGCTTCTTTGTTTTTTGCTTTTGTTGTGATTATCGGTCTCTATAAATTTCATCTTCCTCCTGAAGAGTTAATTGTTTTTTGCGGGTTGTTATACCTTATTTATGACCCTGTAAAGAAATTTGCTGATGAAAATACAAATATTATGAAAGGCTGCGCTGCCGCTGAGCGTTTTTATGAGGTTCTTTCTCATCCGAGTCTTTACCGTGACGATGAAGGGAAAACATTTTGTGGATTACAAAGTTGTATTGAGTTTCGGAATGTATCGTTTGCCTATGATGAACGTACTAAGGTTCTTCATGATGTCAATTTTACCATAGCGAAAGGAGAAGCTATAGGGATTGTTGGTCCCACAGGGGCGGGGAAAACAACAATTATACAATTGCTTCCTCGATTATATGAAGTCTCTGAAGGAGAAATTCTTTTCGACGGTCTTTCTGTGAAAGATTACAGTAAATCTTCGTTGAGGGATCATATAGGTTGTGTTTTACAAAAGCCTTTTTTATTTTACGATACTATTTGGAATAATCTTACTTGTGGAAAAGATATCCCAGAAAAGGATGTGATTGACGCATTAAAACAAGCCTGTGCCTATGAATTTGTGAAAAATATGCCGCAAGGGATCCATAGCTTATTAGAAGAAGCAGGGAAAAATCTTTCTGGAGGGCAGCAGCAGCGATTAACAATAGCACGTGCCTTATTAAAAAATTCTTCGATTTTAATTTTAGATGAAGCGACCTCTTCTTTAGATGCAATTAGTGAAAATTACATTAAAGAAATTATTGGCAAGCTGAAAGGACAGTGTACTCAGATCATTATTGCTCATAGGTTATCTACGCTAGAGTACGTTGATCGAGTAATTTATTTAGAGAATGGAGAGAAAGTTGCTGAGGGAATGAAAGATGAACTCCTAGCAACGTGCCCATCATTTTTTAAAATGTGGAAATTGTCTGGAGCTAAAGATCGGGAGGATTCTCATTCTAATGCAGAATTGGTAAGCTCTTCTTTACGTTAG